Proteins encoded in a region of the Malaciobacter mytili LMG 24559 genome:
- a CDS encoding 6-carboxytetrahydropterin synthase, with translation MHWKISKEFEFCYGHRVWSQTLNTDFSLDGCLKCRHLHGHQGKILVYLEASKLQDGMVTDFKHLNWFKAFIDDVLDHKFILDINDPLFQTLLPKVKKEELINFEQGYYLVDLTKFSNDEHYIKELYEGYVLVDFVPTSENLSAWFLKIVQEKMNHLGIKVSHVEFLETPKSKSTFYA, from the coding sequence ATGCATTGGAAAATATCAAAAGAGTTTGAATTTTGCTATGGGCATAGGGTTTGGTCACAGACTTTAAATACTGACTTTTCTTTAGATGGATGTTTAAAGTGTAGACATTTGCACGGTCATCAAGGTAAAATTTTAGTATATTTGGAAGCTTCAAAATTGCAAGATGGGATGGTTACAGATTTTAAACATCTAAATTGGTTTAAAGCTTTTATAGATGATGTATTAGACCATAAATTTATTTTAGATATAAATGATCCACTTTTTCAAACACTTTTACCAAAAGTAAAAAAAGAAGAACTTATAAACTTTGAGCAAGGGTATTATTTAGTTGATTTAACAAAATTTTCAAATGATGAACATTATATAAAAGAGTTATATGAAGGCTATGTATTAGTTGATTTTGTTCCTACTAGTGAAAATCTTTCAGCTTGGTTTTTAAAAATAGTTCAAGAAAAAATGAATCATCTAGGGATAAAAGTATCCCATGTGGAGTTTTTAGAAACGCCAAAAAGTAAGAGCACTTTTTATGCTTGA
- the fabG gene encoding 3-oxoacyl-ACP reductase FabG, whose product MKFSGKNVLVTGASRGIGAQIAKTLASYGLKVWINYRSGADAALKIKEEIEANGGQAAIIKADVTSEEQFNDAIKTIIDADGELSYLVNNAGITKDKLALRMSIEDFNDVISANLTSAFIGCKSALKVMGKKRFGSVVNISSIVGEMGNPGQTNYSASKGGLNAMTKSFAKEAAARGIRYNAITPGFIQTDMTDELKDEVKAEYEKNIPLARFGQPAEIAEAVAFLLSDHSSYITGEILKVNGGLYV is encoded by the coding sequence ATGAAATTTAGCGGAAAAAATGTATTAGTTACAGGTGCAAGTAGAGGAATTGGAGCACAAATAGCTAAAACATTAGCATCATATGGTTTAAAAGTATGGATAAACTATAGAAGTGGCGCAGATGCTGCTTTAAAAATCAAAGAAGAGATTGAAGCAAATGGTGGTCAAGCTGCTATTATAAAAGCTGATGTTACTTCTGAAGAACAATTTAACGATGCTATTAAAACTATTATTGATGCAGATGGTGAATTATCATACCTTGTAAACAATGCTGGAATTACAAAAGATAAATTAGCATTAAGAATGTCTATTGAAGATTTCAATGATGTAATTAGTGCAAATTTAACTTCTGCTTTTATTGGATGTAAAAGTGCATTAAAAGTAATGGGTAAAAAAAGATTTGGTTCTGTTGTAAATATCTCATCAATTGTGGGAGAAATGGGTAACCCTGGTCAAACTAACTACTCAGCTTCAAAAGGTGGATTAAATGCTATGACTAAATCTTTTGCAAAAGAAGCTGCAGCAAGAGGTATTAGATACAATGCAATTACTCCAGGATTTATTCAAACAGATATGACAGATGAATTAAAAGATGAAGTTAAAGCTGAATATGAAAAAAATATTCCTTTAGCTAGATTTGGACAACCTGCTGAAATCGCTGAAGCAGTTGCGTTTTTATTAAGTGATCACTCTTCGTATATTACAGGTGAAATCTTAAAAGTTAATGGTGGACTATACGTTTAA
- the queC gene encoding 7-cyano-7-deazaguanine synthase QueC: MKKAVCILSGGMDSTLSSYIAKNEGYEIIAVHFNYGQRTETRELKAFRDICEDLQIKEKYEIDIPFFTQIGASALTDKSIEVPIGGIEAGVPVTYVPFRNGIFLSIAAAIAEKENTEAIYIGVVEEDSSGYPDCTEEFISSITNSINTGTKETTKIQIKTPLVHLMKNEIVLKAIELNVPLHLTWSCYKEEEEACGVCDSCRLRLNGFKKANCEDKIPYKVL; encoded by the coding sequence ATGAAAAAAGCTGTATGTATATTAAGTGGAGGGATGGACTCTACTTTAAGTAGTTATATTGCAAAAAATGAAGGTTATGAAATTATTGCTGTTCATTTCAATTATGGACAAAGAACAGAAACTAGAGAACTAAAAGCCTTTAGAGATATTTGTGAAGATTTACAAATTAAAGAAAAATACGAAATTGATATTCCATTTTTTACTCAAATTGGAGCAAGTGCATTAACTGATAAATCAATTGAAGTTCCAATAGGTGGAATTGAAGCTGGTGTTCCTGTTACTTATGTTCCTTTTAGAAATGGGATTTTCTTATCAATTGCAGCAGCAATTGCTGAAAAAGAAAATACTGAAGCTATTTATATTGGTGTTGTTGAAGAGGATAGCTCTGGTTATCCTGATTGTACAGAAGAGTTTATAAGTTCAATTACAAATAGTATAAATACAGGAACAAAAGAGACAACAAAAATACAAATAAAAACTCCACTTGTTCATTTAATGAAAAATGAAATTGTATTAAAAGCTATTGAACTTAATGTGCCACTACATTTAACTTGGTCTTGTTACAAAGAAGAAGAGGAAGCTTGTGGGGTTTGTGATAGTTGTAGATTAAGATTAAATGGATTTAAAAAAGCAAATTGTGAAGATAAAATTCCTTATAAGGTTTTATAA
- the acpP gene encoding acyl carrier protein gives MALIDDVKEVVVEQLDCDIAEIKEDSRFIEDLGADSLDVVELVMALEEKFDIEIPDEDAEGIQTVADAIKYIEEHA, from the coding sequence ATGGCATTAATTGATGATGTAAAAGAAGTGGTAGTAGAACAACTTGATTGTGATATTGCAGAAATTAAAGAAGATTCAAGATTTATTGAGGATTTAGGTGCAGATTCTTTAGACGTAGTTGAATTAGTTATGGCTTTAGAAGAAAAATTTGATATCGAAATCCCAGATGAAGATGCTGAAGGTATCCAAACTGTTGCAGATGCTATCAAATACATCGAAGAACACGCGTAA
- a CDS encoding molybdopterin molybdotransferase MoeA: MALSVNDTLEIIYNLEKNLGFEIIPIEKSINRICAQEIFSTYALPKFNNSAMDGYAIRYEDYNKPLEVVDTVFAGDNKDIQLDTATCVKIMTGAKVPYNATAIIPKEETIINNNKIEITKNVNEFQHIRFIGEDIKLGELLIKKGQKINFAKITLLSSQGISHIKVYKKPKVAVFASGEELKLHYEKIEDYQIYNSNTPTFIARAKELGCEVTFMGQAKDSIEAIKELIQNSLDADLIITSGGVSVGDADFTKEAFNTLGFKAIFDGIKIKPGKPTVFGKIEDTYILNLPGNPLASTLVFELFGRLIIQKLLGSSQIYHNFIYAKMAENFNNKKGRITIIPGFFDGEYFTPSQKRTPGMVSTLATANSIIVLDENVEKIKKDEKIKILPIDWKFFTEEKKDFLTK; the protein is encoded by the coding sequence ATGGCTTTAAGTGTAAATGATACATTAGAAATTATCTATAATTTGGAAAAAAACTTAGGTTTTGAAATAATTCCTATTGAAAAAAGTATCAATAGAATTTGCGCCCAAGAGATATTTTCTACTTATGCACTACCAAAATTTAATAATTCTGCAATGGATGGATATGCTATTAGATATGAAGATTATAATAAACCATTGGAAGTAGTTGATACAGTTTTTGCAGGAGATAATAAAGATATACAGTTAGATACTGCCACTTGTGTAAAAATAATGACTGGTGCAAAAGTTCCATATAATGCCACAGCTATAATACCAAAAGAAGAGACAATTATAAATAACAATAAAATAGAAATTACAAAAAATGTAAATGAGTTTCAACATATTAGATTTATTGGTGAAGATATAAAATTAGGTGAATTATTAATAAAAAAAGGACAAAAAATAAATTTTGCCAAAATCACCCTACTTTCATCTCAAGGAATTTCACATATAAAAGTTTATAAAAAACCTAAAGTTGCAGTTTTTGCTTCAGGAGAAGAGTTAAAACTTCATTATGAAAAAATAGAAGATTATCAAATTTATAATTCAAATACTCCAACTTTTATAGCAAGGGCAAAAGAGCTTGGATGTGAAGTTACTTTTATGGGACAAGCAAAAGATAGTATTGAAGCAATTAAAGAATTAATACAAAACTCTTTGGATGCTGATTTAATTATTACTTCTGGTGGAGTAAGTGTTGGAGATGCTGATTTTACAAAAGAGGCTTTTAATACTTTAGGGTTTAAAGCTATTTTTGATGGAATTAAAATAAAACCAGGAAAACCAACAGTTTTTGGAAAAATAGAAGATACATATATTTTAAATCTTCCAGGTAATCCTTTAGCTTCAACTTTAGTTTTTGAACTATTTGGAAGATTGATTATACAAAAACTTCTTGGTTCTTCACAAATTTATCATAATTTTATCTATGCAAAAATGGCTGAAAACTTTAATAATAAAAAAGGAAGAATTACTATTATTCCAGGTTTTTTTGATGGAGAATATTTTACTCCTTCTCAAAAAAGAACTCCTGGTATGGTTTCAACACTAGCTACTGCAAACTCTATAATTGTTTTAGATGAAAATGTAGAAAAAATCAAAAAAGATGAAAAAATTAAAATCTTACCAATAGATTGGAAATTCTTTACAGAAGAGAAAAAGGATTTTTTAACAAAATGA
- a CDS encoding 16S rRNA (uracil(1498)-N(3))-methyltransferase, whose product MQYTYDENAGIVQLILDNDNYKHLIKARRQKVGDFLSFRNLKNSFLYNYKIISIDKKSATLELFSSEEKEVEVEKKLHLGWCIVDPKTVEKELPYLNELGVDKITFFPSDYSQKNFKLNFEKLEKILINSSQQCGRSSIIKLESEKSLKEFILKNPEAYMLNFSLKTVDSVKEEINTIIIGCEGGFSKAEIQSFNQEKIVGFKTPLILKSQTAISAVASKIII is encoded by the coding sequence ATGCAATACACATATGATGAAAATGCTGGAATAGTTCAACTTATTTTAGACAATGATAATTATAAACATTTAATAAAAGCTAGAAGGCAAAAAGTAGGGGATTTTTTATCTTTTAGAAATCTAAAAAATAGTTTTTTATATAATTATAAAATTATCTCAATTGATAAAAAAAGTGCAACATTGGAACTTTTCTCTTCTGAAGAAAAAGAAGTAGAAGTTGAAAAAAAACTTCATCTTGGTTGGTGCATTGTTGATCCAAAAACTGTAGAAAAAGAGTTGCCTTATTTAAATGAATTAGGAGTTGATAAAATCACTTTTTTCCCTAGTGATTATTCTCAAAAGAATTTTAAATTAAATTTTGAAAAATTAGAGAAAATTTTAATAAACTCTTCTCAACAATGTGGAAGAAGTTCTATTATAAAACTTGAAAGTGAAAAAAGCTTAAAAGAGTTTATCCTAAAAAATCCAGAAGCATATATGTTAAATTTCTCTTTAAAAACAGTTGATAGTGTAAAAGAAGAGATAAATACTATAATTATTGGTTGTGAAGGTGGTTTTTCAAAAGCTGAAATTCAAAGTTTTAATCAAGAAAAAATAGTAGGTTTTAAAACACCATTAATTTTAAAATCTCAAACTGCAATTAGTGCAGTTGCTTCAAAAATTATAATTTAA
- a CDS encoding beta-ketoacyl-ACP synthase II, whose product MRRVVVTGLGTINSVGNNVEESFNAVVEGVCGIDTITLFDASEYPVQIAGEVKDFDPSTVMDKKEVKKADRFIQLGIKAANEAMKDAKFIDDENKRVDESIAERFGIVSASGIGGLSTIEKNSIVCETKGPKKISPFFIPSSLVNMLGGFISIEHGLKGPSLSHVTACAASTHALADGVKTIMTGGADRILVVGAESAICGAGVGGFAAMKALAVRNEEPKKASRPFDTDRNGFVMGEGAGALVLETLESAQQRGAKIYAEVIGFGESGDANHITAPVIDGPLRAMKAAVAMAKSLTNEDIKIDYINAHGTSTPVGDVNETAAIKQLFDGKENCPPVSSTKGQIGHCLGAAGAIEAIFAIKALNEGVIPPTINLDNPDEKCDLDYVPFKGRKAELNIVMSNNFGFGGTNASVIFRKI is encoded by the coding sequence ATGAGAAGAGTTGTTGTAACTGGTTTAGGTACTATTAATTCTGTTGGAAATAATGTAGAGGAGTCATTTAACGCTGTAGTAGAAGGAGTATGTGGTATTGATACTATTACTTTATTTGATGCGTCTGAATATCCTGTACAAATTGCTGGAGAAGTAAAAGATTTTGATCCTTCAACAGTAATGGACAAAAAAGAAGTAAAAAAAGCTGATAGATTTATTCAACTAGGAATTAAAGCTGCAAATGAAGCAATGAAAGATGCTAAATTTATAGATGATGAAAATAAAAGAGTTGATGAGTCTATTGCTGAAAGATTTGGTATTGTTTCTGCTTCTGGTATTGGTGGATTATCAACAATTGAAAAAAACTCTATTGTTTGTGAAACTAAAGGACCAAAAAAAATATCACCTTTCTTTATTCCTTCTTCACTAGTTAATATGCTTGGTGGATTTATCTCAATTGAACATGGATTAAAAGGTCCAAGTTTATCACATGTAACTGCGTGTGCAGCTTCAACTCATGCTCTTGCTGATGGTGTAAAAACAATTATGACTGGTGGAGCTGATAGAATTTTAGTAGTTGGTGCTGAAAGTGCTATTTGTGGTGCTGGTGTTGGTGGTTTTGCTGCTATGAAAGCACTTGCTGTTAGAAATGAAGAACCTAAAAAAGCATCTAGACCATTTGATACAGATAGAAATGGATTTGTTATGGGAGAGGGTGCTGGTGCACTTGTTCTTGAAACATTAGAATCTGCACAACAAAGAGGTGCTAAAATTTATGCTGAAGTTATTGGATTTGGAGAAAGTGGTGATGCAAATCATATTACAGCACCTGTAATCGATGGTCCATTAAGAGCTATGAAAGCAGCAGTTGCTATGGCAAAATCTCTTACAAATGAAGATATTAAAATTGATTATATCAATGCACATGGTACTTCAACTCCAGTTGGAGATGTTAATGAAACAGCCGCAATTAAACAATTATTTGATGGTAAAGAAAATTGCCCTCCTGTTTCTTCAACAAAGGGACAAATAGGTCACTGTTTAGGTGCAGCTGGTGCTATTGAAGCAATTTTTGCAATTAAAGCATTAAATGAAGGAGTTATTCCTCCAACAATTAACTTAGATAATCCAGATGAAAAATGTGACTTAGATTATGTTCCTTTTAAAGGAAGAAAAGCTGAGTTAAATATAGTTATGAGTAATAACTTTGGTTTTGGTGGAACAAACGCTTCTGTTATCTTTAGAAAAATATAA
- a CDS encoding 4Fe-4S binding protein codes for MHNNFLQKKELFSLNTLKCLRNEYFFNECDLCFSRCSEMALGLQKEKIKLFENRCIECGDCIGICPTQALNLENFDTEEFILNFINTQKSTILEKVDIPSFGMLDSHHLLTIIIRKKENLYLEYDEACKNLEYLKQIQKQTNNFLQSINFKYKVELKKHIDELNIENKIRRNLFKTIFENKKQLQKETSVSNNLKIKNKETISKLILLKNSIKLIIEEVENIELSTLDSTLLFNKQIDFNSCTNCLDCINFCPTNALFQNEKKDSIYFQAGKCIGCNICDDICKEKAISNKEKINLIDFTFDKASKLVEFTYKTCQECNSVFIYKNGDIICPRCKDFRDNHSSMFTLAKDF; via the coding sequence TTGCATAACAATTTTTTACAAAAAAAAGAGCTTTTTTCATTAAATACTCTAAAGTGTTTAAGAAATGAATATTTTTTCAATGAATGTGATTTATGCTTTAGCAGATGTTCTGAAATGGCTTTAGGTTTACAAAAAGAAAAAATTAAACTCTTTGAAAATAGATGTATTGAGTGTGGGGATTGTATTGGTATTTGCCCAACTCAAGCACTAAACTTGGAAAATTTTGATACAGAAGAATTTATCTTAAATTTTATAAATACACAAAAATCAACAATTTTAGAAAAAGTTGATATTCCAAGTTTTGGAATGTTAGATTCTCACCATCTTCTTACAATAATTATAAGAAAAAAAGAAAATTTATATTTAGAATATGATGAAGCCTGTAAAAACTTAGAATATTTAAAACAAATTCAAAAACAAACTAATAACTTTTTGCAAAGTATAAACTTTAAATATAAAGTGGAACTAAAAAAACATATTGATGAACTAAATATTGAAAATAAAATTAGAAGAAATCTTTTTAAAACAATTTTTGAAAATAAAAAACAATTGCAAAAAGAAACTTCAGTTTCAAATAATTTAAAAATAAAAAATAAAGAAACTATTTCAAAACTTATTTTACTAAAAAACTCTATAAAATTAATTATTGAAGAAGTTGAAAATATAGAACTTTCTACTTTGGATTCTACCTTACTTTTTAATAAACAAATAGATTTTAATAGTTGTACAAATTGCTTAGATTGTATTAACTTCTGTCCTACAAATGCTTTATTTCAAAATGAAAAAAAAGACTCAATTTATTTTCAAGCTGGTAAGTGCATAGGTTGTAATATTTGTGATGATATTTGTAAAGAAAAAGCTATTTCAAATAAAGAAAAAATAAATCTTATAGACTTTACTTTTGATAAAGCTTCAAAACTTGTAGAGTTCACTTATAAAACTTGTCAAGAGTGTAATAGTGTATTTATTTATAAAAATGGTGATATAATATGTCCTAGATGTAAAGATTTTAGAGATAATCACTCGTCTATGTTTACACTTGCAAAAGATTTTTAA
- a CDS encoding 7-carboxy-7-deazaguanine synthase QueE has protein sequence MLEVNEIFGPTIQGEGKRVGSPSVFIRFGKCNFRCEGFAVEYETPSGVKKCSCDSYYAVDPAFKDQWHTFSSAKELILKVNTFLPSYKCDIVITGGEPLLYWKNEEFQKVLKYYIENEYTVTLETNASLNMQITQEYQKKILFSMSVKLSNSLEPLKKRVNIKTLTQIINNCEDKYLKFVINKDFLVKAKEEIDEILKQIPKVEVYLMPMGDTALQMNENSEAVINLALESGFKYCDRLHIRVWDNKRGV, from the coding sequence ATGCTTGAAGTAAATGAAATCTTTGGGCCAACAATACAAGGAGAAGGGAAAAGAGTTGGTTCCCCTTCTGTTTTTATAAGATTTGGTAAATGTAATTTTAGATGTGAAGGTTTTGCTGTTGAATATGAAACTCCAAGTGGTGTAAAAAAGTGTTCATGCGATTCATATTATGCTGTTGATCCTGCATTTAAAGACCAATGGCATACTTTTTCTTCTGCAAAAGAACTAATATTAAAAGTAAATACTTTTCTTCCTTCATACAAATGTGATATTGTAATAACAGGTGGAGAGCCTTTATTATATTGGAAAAATGAAGAGTTTCAAAAAGTTTTAAAATATTATATTGAAAATGAATATACAGTTACACTTGAAACTAATGCTTCTTTAAATATGCAAATTACACAAGAGTATCAAAAAAAGATTCTTTTTTCTATGAGTGTAAAATTAAGTAACTCTTTAGAACCTCTAAAAAAAAGAGTTAATATAAAAACTTTAACACAAATTATTAATAACTGTGAAGATAAATATTTAAAATTTGTAATAAATAAAGATTTTTTAGTAAAAGCAAAAGAGGAAATAGATGAAATTTTAAAGCAAATTCCAAAAGTAGAAGTTTATCTTATGCCTATGGGAGATACTGCTTTACAAATGAATGAAAATAGTGAAGCAGTAATAAATCTTGCACTTGAAAGTGGCTTTAAATATTGTGATAGATTACATATAAGAGTTTGGGATAATAAAAGAGGTGTTTAA